In Mycoavidus cysteinexigens, a genomic segment contains:
- a CDS encoding aromatic ring-hydroxylating oxygenase subunit alpha, protein MFNLSSALPKLSCEQLPVSAYFDEALYERELATLFQRGPRYVGHELMVPEAGAYFTLPCERNARVLVRQKSGAVELLSNVCRHRQAILLEGQGQTENIVCPLHRWTYALNGELLGAPHFPDRPCLNLDRTTLHNWRGLLFDTNGRNPLHDLAMLSNSHLDFSGYLFNHVEVHECNYNWKTFVEVYLEDYHVAPFHPGLSHFVSCDQLEWQFGDWYSVQTVGTHQALSQAGSPAYRKWQDALLRFNQGKLPQHGAIWMMYYPNLMIEWYPHVLVVSTLIPRGPRHTTNIVEFYYPEEIALFEPELVAAERAAYMETVTEDDEIARRMDAGRAALMERGISEVGPYQSPLEDGMRHFHQFLRRQLGNIEESLAA, encoded by the coding sequence ATGTTTAATCTGAGCAGCGCCCTGCCCAAGTTATCCTGCGAGCAACTCCCTGTTAGTGCTTATTTTGATGAGGCGCTTTACGAGCGCGAACTTGCAACGCTTTTTCAGCGCGGGCCTCGCTATGTCGGCCATGAATTGATGGTGCCTGAGGCTGGCGCTTATTTTACGTTACCCTGCGAACGTAATGCACGGGTGCTGGTGCGCCAAAAAAGTGGCGCGGTTGAGCTTTTATCAAATGTGTGCCGTCACCGCCAAGCTATTTTGTTAGAGGGCCAGGGGCAAACAGAAAATATCGTCTGCCCGCTGCATCGCTGGACCTACGCCTTAAATGGGGAGTTATTGGGCGCACCGCATTTTCCTGATCGTCCCTGCTTAAACCTGGATCGTACGACCCTGCATAACTGGCGCGGGTTGTTATTTGATACGAATGGGCGCAACCCGCTGCATGATCTGGCGATGCTTTCTAACTCTCATTTGGATTTCTCTGGTTACTTATTTAACCATGTTGAAGTCCACGAATGCAATTACAATTGGAAAACATTTGTCGAGGTTTATCTAGAAGATTATCACGTTGCGCCGTTTCACCCTGGGCTGAGTCACTTTGTATCTTGCGACCAATTAGAATGGCAATTTGGCGATTGGTATAGCGTGCAAACAGTGGGCACCCACCAAGCGCTTAGCCAAGCGGGCAGTCCAGCCTACCGAAAATGGCAAGATGCGCTTTTGCGTTTTAACCAAGGCAAGTTGCCGCAGCACGGCGCAATTTGGATGATGTACTACCCTAATCTGATGATTGAATGGTATCCACATGTGCTGGTGGTCTCAACGCTGATACCACGTGGCCCTCGGCATACAACCAACATCGTCGAATTTTATTACCCGGAAGAGATTGCACTGTTTGAGCCTGAATTAGTTGCGGCTGAACGCGCAGCGTATATGGAAACCGTAACTGAAGATGATGAAATTGCCAGGCGTATGGATGCTGGGCGTGCCGCCCTTATGGAACGCGGCATCTCTGAGGTTGGGCCCTATCAAAGTCCGCTAGAAGATGGAATGCGGCATTTTCATCAGTTTTTACGGCGCCAATTAGGTAATATAGAGGAGAGTTTAGCTGCCTAA
- a CDS encoding ABC transporter permease, with amino-acid sequence MNLWTSLNPPRRRFLLLSPVVLLLLGGMVLPMVIMAIASFSGAADYGGVLWGKFSAAAYAQFLFEQDFSDQLVFNSDYLLIFLRSFQLALVTTLGCFLLGFPTALFIASRPIQYRNILLILVSIPFWTNLLVRIYAWIALLRDGGIIEQLLHHLRIITAPSLGLMYTNTATEIGLLYAFLPFMVLPIYASLARLDWRLVDAAHDLGANGWQVLRRIIIPLALPGIISGCTLVFVPALGMYIIPNLLGGSKFLMIGNLVHLQFTNAHNWPFGAALSFVLLGLALLGILMRRVYFIKAGEHTREHA; translated from the coding sequence ATGAATCTTTGGACCAGTTTAAATCCCCCACGGCGGCGGTTCTTGCTGCTTAGCCCAGTCGTGTTACTGCTATTGGGCGGCATGGTGTTGCCGATGGTTATCATGGCCATTGCGTCATTTTCAGGCGCTGCAGATTATGGCGGCGTATTGTGGGGGAAATTCTCGGCAGCTGCTTATGCCCAATTCTTATTTGAACAAGATTTTAGCGACCAATTAGTTTTTAATTCAGACTATCTGTTGATTTTTCTACGTTCATTCCAACTGGCGCTAGTCACCACCCTAGGCTGCTTTCTTTTAGGTTTTCCCACGGCACTTTTCATCGCCTCGCGGCCCATACAATACCGCAATATATTATTAATATTAGTAAGCATTCCATTTTGGACAAATCTGCTGGTACGCATTTATGCGTGGATCGCATTGCTACGCGACGGCGGTATTATTGAACAATTGTTGCACCATCTCCGCATCATAACAGCCCCTTCTCTTGGCTTAATGTATACCAACACAGCTACAGAAATCGGATTGCTTTACGCATTTTTGCCTTTTATGGTGCTCCCCATCTACGCTAGCTTAGCCAGGCTAGACTGGCGTTTAGTCGATGCAGCTCATGATTTGGGTGCGAATGGCTGGCAGGTATTACGCCGGATTATTATACCGCTCGCTCTACCGGGAATTATTTCAGGTTGCACGTTGGTCTTTGTTCCTGCCTTAGGTATGTACATCATTCCTAACCTTTTAGGTGGAAGCAAATTTTTAATGATCGGTAACTTGGTTCACTTGCAGTTTACTAATGCACACAATTGGCCATTTGGCGCCGCCCTTAGTTTTGTTTTGTTGGGATTGGCTTTACTAGGAATACTAATGCGCAGAGTATATTTTATAAAAGCTGGGGAGCATACTCGTGAACATGCTTAA
- a CDS encoding 2-hydroxycarboxylate transporter family protein: MYHSIKKDDLFNLSDAPPSGALEALGLYTTISVPPPNRARQAPLLFHPPRVESQWQQWMNKSIGIIPLPIFYILSASLILLLSINEFSSEISLVFAALTVLGFSCAELGARLPGLRHIGGTVILTILLPSFLVHHALLPSKLVQSINNFWHTTNILYLFTAAVIVGGILSMDRRLLIKGFAKLFIPLTAGSIAAVIVGTLTGIAFGFSAHHALFYLVIPIMAGGLGEGGIPLTLGYATILNVPQPQLFAQIVPPVVLGNLTAIVCASILHQLGKRYPRYSGNGELLRTSDSESPPENHAFSFTIETLAAAGMIAISLYLVGVVIYHCTGLPAPLGMLLLTVIIKLARIVPPKFEHGAYAMYRFFAVTAAYPMLFGIGLILTPWEAFLATLTLGHFVTILATVATLTTVGFIVGRWTGLHPIESAIVNACHSGMGSVGDLAILTSAHRMQLMPFAQLATRIGGALTVMVALLIFSQVPG; encoded by the coding sequence ATGTATCATAGCATAAAGAAAGATGATCTATTTAATCTCAGTGATGCGCCACCGAGCGGAGCCCTCGAAGCTCTGGGTCTTTATACTACAATTTCCGTCCCTCCCCCAAATAGAGCTCGCCAGGCACCACTCTTATTTCATCCCCCCCGCGTAGAAAGCCAATGGCAACAATGGATGAATAAAAGCATCGGCATCATTCCACTACCTATTTTCTACATACTTTCTGCTAGCCTCATCCTCCTTCTTAGCATAAACGAGTTCTCAAGCGAGATCTCTCTGGTCTTCGCAGCGCTTACTGTACTAGGTTTTAGTTGTGCTGAATTAGGCGCGCGCTTACCCGGTTTGCGGCACATCGGTGGGACCGTTATCTTAACGATTTTGCTGCCGTCTTTCCTGGTGCACCATGCACTTCTGCCCAGCAAATTAGTGCAGTCGATTAATAACTTTTGGCATACAACAAATATTCTTTACTTGTTTACCGCTGCCGTTATTGTCGGCGGTATTCTCAGTATGGACCGGCGGCTTCTGATTAAAGGCTTTGCTAAGCTCTTTATTCCGCTGACGGCAGGTTCGATTGCCGCAGTTATCGTGGGTACCCTGACTGGCATAGCATTTGGCTTTAGCGCACACCATGCTCTTTTTTATCTGGTGATTCCAATTATGGCCGGCGGTCTTGGCGAGGGGGGAATTCCACTGACCTTGGGTTACGCTACAATTTTAAATGTACCGCAACCCCAACTATTTGCGCAGATTGTACCGCCCGTCGTATTGGGCAATTTAACCGCCATCGTATGCGCGTCCATCCTTCATCAACTCGGTAAACGTTATCCTCGTTATAGCGGAAATGGCGAATTACTGCGCACTTCTGACTCTGAGTCGCCGCCAGAGAACCATGCGTTTTCTTTTACGATTGAAACCCTGGCGGCGGCTGGCATGATTGCGATCAGTCTGTATTTAGTCGGCGTTGTAATTTATCATTGCACCGGTTTGCCTGCGCCATTGGGTATGCTATTGCTCACTGTAATCATCAAGTTAGCGCGTATTGTTCCGCCTAAATTTGAACATGGCGCTTATGCTATGTATCGTTTTTTCGCTGTCACTGCGGCCTATCCTATGCTGTTTGGAATTGGTTTGATTCTGACGCCTTGGGAGGCATTTTTAGCCACGTTAACACTGGGCCATTTTGTCACGATCCTCGCTACCGTAGCGACCTTAACTACGGTTGGTTTCATAGTTGGGCGCTGGACGGGTTTGCATCCCATTGAAAGTGCGATTGTGAATGCTTGCCACAGCGGCATGGGGAGCGTGGGGGATCTGGCGATTCTAACTTCAGCGCATCGCATGCAATTAATGCCATTTGCGCAGCTCGCAACCCGCATTGGCGGAGCCTTAACGGTCATGGTTGCACTTCTTATTTTTAGTCAAGTACCGGGCTAA
- a CDS encoding extracellular solute-binding protein, whose translation MKKLKFSVAGTLLYLCNIANAQGALHFASAENYYPPELLQKFEQETGIKTTFDTYDSDTTLSTKLKAGGAIYDVVIINQAHVPILVKSHLLRKLEAEKLPNTKNIKPEYLSPLFDPKREYTMPYTVILTSFAYDSARIPGGKLEDSWGAYFKPDKALWGKIGNLNEPDDLYVAASWYLGLDECSENAKDAKKVLKLLSHQKPYVMTYNNEGTIPRLVNREVIMQQIWNGAAVRVRPQLPTIVFAYPKEGVSLSWDNFVVPRRAKNVDEAHQFINWMLQPENIAQVSNKYKYSNAIIGSEKFTDPRLVNDPAFNTPDELRNRLRPYKLCSPKALALRSKVWMKLKINN comes from the coding sequence ATGAAAAAGCTAAAGTTTTCTGTTGCCGGCACTTTACTCTATCTGTGCAATATAGCAAATGCACAAGGTGCGTTGCATTTTGCTAGTGCTGAAAATTACTATCCACCTGAACTATTGCAAAAATTCGAACAAGAAACAGGGATCAAGACAACGTTTGACACCTATGACAGCGATACTACCTTGTCCACTAAGCTTAAAGCCGGTGGTGCCATATACGATGTTGTAATCATTAATCAAGCTCATGTTCCAATTCTGGTTAAAAGTCATCTACTTAGAAAACTAGAGGCAGAAAAATTACCGAATACTAAGAATATTAAACCTGAATATCTCTCCCCGTTGTTTGATCCAAAGCGAGAGTACACCATGCCTTATACCGTAATTCTAACTAGTTTCGCCTATGACTCTGCCCGAATTCCTGGAGGCAAATTGGAGGACAGTTGGGGGGCCTACTTTAAACCAGACAAAGCGCTATGGGGCAAGATCGGGAATCTGAATGAACCTGATGATCTATATGTCGCGGCCTCCTGGTATCTTGGTTTAGATGAATGTTCTGAAAATGCGAAAGATGCGAAAAAAGTGCTGAAGTTATTGAGCCACCAGAAACCGTATGTAATGACCTATAACAATGAAGGAACAATCCCCCGCCTCGTAAACCGAGAAGTTATTATGCAGCAAATATGGAATGGCGCCGCTGTAAGAGTAAGGCCCCAATTACCCACGATTGTATTTGCTTACCCAAAAGAAGGGGTTAGTCTTTCGTGGGATAATTTTGTCGTGCCTCGAAGAGCCAAAAACGTGGATGAGGCTCATCAATTTATTAACTGGATGCTGCAGCCGGAAAACATCGCTCAAGTTTCGAATAAATACAAATATAGTAATGCAATTATTGGTTCCGAAAAATTTACAGATCCTAGATTAGTCAATGATCCTGCGTTTAACACCCCCGATGAATTGCGTAACCGACTTAGACCATATAAGCTATGCTCGCCTAAAGCGTTAGCCTTACGCAGCAAGGTCTGGATGAAATTAAAGATAAATAATTAA
- a CDS encoding MATE family efflux transporter — protein sequence MGAPIALIYGSEAAITSVATILIGMFGATALAASNVVNQLVTVVYQINIGLSHGSSVLISHAVANDRYHEVRGIAGRTFKLSFAFLMIVGILYLLAPRWILFPFLGSASEAAVFTVAMSLLWFAVAHQFANGSQNICIGLLRGLGDTKTGLINTSVGYWLVGIPAMVACGYWANWGENGIWLGRSIGFGVTGLLLWRRFIATSSLSIHDKGQVALR from the coding sequence GTGGGAGCACCTATCGCTCTTATCTACGGATCTGAAGCGGCAATTACGTCTGTGGCGACAATTTTAATAGGGATGTTCGGGGCAACTGCATTAGCGGCCTCAAATGTGGTTAATCAACTCGTCACCGTTGTGTATCAGATTAACATTGGTTTGTCTCACGGCTCTTCGGTTCTTATAAGTCATGCAGTTGCGAATGATCGGTATCATGAAGTTCGCGGGATCGCAGGTCGAACGTTCAAATTAAGCTTTGCCTTCTTGATGATCGTTGGCATACTCTACCTGCTTGCGCCGAGATGGATATTATTTCCATTTCTAGGGTCGGCTAGCGAGGCCGCCGTGTTTACCGTTGCTATGAGCTTACTATGGTTTGCGGTCGCTCACCAATTTGCTAATGGCTCGCAAAATATCTGTATCGGTTTGCTGCGTGGTCTTGGGGATACCAAAACAGGCCTTATAAACACATCTGTCGGATATTGGCTAGTAGGAATCCCAGCTATGGTTGCATGCGGATATTGGGCAAACTGGGGAGAAAACGGAATTTGGCTTGGCCGCAGTATTGGTTTTGGGGTTACAGGTTTATTGCTGTGGCGTCGCTTTATAGCTACCTCGAGTCTTTCGATTCATGACAAGGGTCAGGTTGCATTAAGATGA
- a CDS encoding ABC transporter ATP-binding protein, producing the protein MSKVSVSVEIFIKHLIFLKNLLNSMRQVMQVKWPQASEKNILKEKESTSLATKPICLTINGLSFSYPEQTNARVLDDVSLKIYENEFFTLLGPSGCGKTTLLRLIAGFQQQTAGEILLGNHSLNDKPPFQRPINTVFQNYALFPHMTVAQNVAFGLEMKKFSAETIKETVSHMLSLTQLENEAHRYPKELSGGQQQRVALARALASRPKLLLLDEPLSALDLKLRKEMQRELKHLQHETGTTFLFVTHNQDEALSMSDRIGVMINGKIQQIGTPEEIYNSPFNRCVAEFIGDINFLEGVSEQNSIILAGGQLLPVQPVNDGFVTLAFRPEHAKLNRQSGLLSGYLKEIAYFGTSTLYYVDCEGQPLIQVRSQNITDECTPFAIGEKVHVQIPQHAFRVLAS; encoded by the coding sequence ATGTCTAAAGTAAGTGTATCAGTAGAGATTTTTATTAAACATTTAATTTTCCTAAAAAATCTTTTGAATAGTATGAGACAGGTAATGCAAGTTAAATGGCCACAGGCTTCAGAAAAAAACATTTTAAAAGAAAAAGAATCTACCTCGCTTGCCACCAAGCCTATTTGCCTTACCATCAATGGTTTAAGTTTCTCATATCCCGAACAGACCAATGCTAGGGTACTCGATGACGTTTCATTAAAAATATACGAGAACGAATTTTTTACTCTACTCGGACCTTCTGGTTGTGGCAAAACAACTTTACTACGTCTTATCGCTGGTTTCCAACAACAAACCGCTGGCGAAATTTTGCTTGGCAACCATTCTTTGAACGATAAACCTCCATTTCAACGCCCAATCAATACAGTTTTCCAAAACTATGCTTTATTTCCACACATGACCGTCGCACAGAATGTAGCCTTCGGTCTAGAAATGAAAAAATTCTCTGCGGAGACCATTAAGGAAACTGTCAGTCATATGTTGTCATTAACACAACTGGAAAACGAAGCACACCGTTATCCTAAAGAACTGTCCGGCGGACAACAACAAAGAGTTGCACTAGCAAGAGCTTTAGCCTCACGACCGAAATTATTATTACTTGATGAACCGCTCTCTGCGCTTGATTTAAAACTGCGTAAAGAAATGCAAAGGGAGCTTAAACATTTACAACATGAAACGGGTACTACGTTCTTGTTTGTTACACATAATCAAGACGAAGCACTTTCCATGTCCGATCGTATCGGCGTAATGATAAATGGGAAAATCCAACAGATCGGGACCCCAGAGGAAATATATAACAGCCCTTTCAATCGCTGCGTTGCCGAATTTATTGGAGATATAAATTTTCTAGAGGGCGTTTCAGAACAAAACTCTATTATCCTTGCTGGCGGACAATTACTACCGGTTCAACCAGTTAATGATGGATTCGTCACCCTAGCCTTTCGCCCTGAGCATGCAAAATTAAATCGACAATCTGGTCTCTTGTCTGGCTATCTCAAGGAGATTGCTTATTTTGGTACAAGCACGCTCTACTATGTGGATTGCGAAGGACAGCCATTAATTCAGGTTCGGTCGCAAAATATAACGGATGAATGCACGCCATTTGCGATCGGTGAGAAAGTCCATGTGCAAATTCCCCAACACGCTTTCCGAGTGCTTGCGTCATGA
- a CDS encoding ABC transporter permease, giving the protein MLKWRTFPGIQATAVFAFLFLYTPVIVLVFLSFNQSDPTTIWQGFSFNGYVEIWQDPYLLRAAQNSLIVASIAMLVSTLAATLAALALRGHDFIGKSIIATLIGLPLLTPGIVIAVATLMFFSFTGLEPSLITVIVTHIVFCIPFAYLPIQARLSRANPYLIDAAKDLYANPWQVFWRVTWPQLMPGVTAGALLAFITSMDDFIITYFVAGPGAKTLPIYIFETIGRSLSPKINAVSTLILGVSVLFVTLAYFIGRQKQK; this is encoded by the coding sequence ATGCTTAAATGGCGCACCTTTCCTGGAATTCAAGCAACCGCTGTGTTTGCCTTTTTATTTTTATATACGCCAGTCATCGTACTTGTATTTTTAAGTTTTAATCAAAGCGATCCAACCACCATTTGGCAAGGTTTTAGCTTCAATGGATATGTGGAAATTTGGCAAGATCCTTACCTCCTCCGCGCCGCCCAAAATTCATTAATCGTAGCCTCAATCGCCATGTTGGTTTCAACGTTAGCGGCAACGCTTGCTGCACTTGCGCTACGGGGACATGATTTTATTGGTAAATCAATCATAGCCACACTGATTGGCTTACCGCTACTTACGCCAGGGATTGTGATTGCCGTGGCCACCCTTATGTTTTTTTCTTTCACTGGCTTAGAGCCCAGTCTGATAACCGTCATTGTCACGCATATCGTTTTCTGCATACCCTTTGCTTATTTGCCGATTCAAGCACGTTTATCCAGAGCGAACCCTTATTTAATCGACGCAGCAAAAGATCTTTACGCCAATCCTTGGCAAGTCTTTTGGCGCGTTACTTGGCCACAACTAATGCCTGGCGTAACCGCCGGGGCCTTACTTGCATTCATTACGTCAATGGATGATTTTATTATTACATATTTTGTTGCGGGACCCGGCGCAAAAACTTTACCCATTTACATTTTCGAGACTATCGGGCGTAGTCTCTCACCCAAAATTAACGCCGTTTCAACCCTCATTTTAGGTGTATCCGTACTATTTGTTACATTGGCTTATTTTATCGGGCGGCAAAAACAGAAGTGA
- a CDS encoding extracellular solute-binding protein — translation MKLLKWSIASILIYSYHVTNAAGKLHFACAQNYYPAELLQKFEQETGIKITLNPYDSDGTLATKLNIGRQMYDVIVVNEAYVPTLIKNGSIRKLDKEKLSNLKNIQSEYLSPSFDPKREYTMPYTAILTSFAYDSARVPGGKLEDSWGAFFHPDKVFWGKIANLDERDDLFIAASWYLGLDECSENPKDAEKVLQLLQQQKPYVITYSNDRTTARMANREVFMQQVWNGVAVRVRSKLATTIFAYPKEGVILSRDNFAMPDKAKNVDEAHQFINWMLQPENIAHVSNKYKYTNAIIGSDKFIDSDLVNDPAFNTPKEFRNRIKPFKICSPKVLALRNKVWVKLKKSGGS, via the coding sequence ATGAAGTTATTGAAATGGTCTATTGCCAGCATATTAATCTATTCATATCACGTTACAAATGCAGCAGGCAAGCTTCATTTTGCTTGCGCACAGAATTATTACCCCGCTGAGTTGTTGCAAAAATTCGAGCAAGAAACAGGAATAAAAATAACACTCAACCCTTATGATAGCGATGGTACTTTGGCCACTAAACTGAATATAGGCAGGCAAATGTACGACGTTATCGTTGTCAATGAAGCTTATGTGCCAACTCTAATTAAAAATGGATCTATTAGAAAATTAGACAAGGAAAAACTGTCTAATTTGAAAAATATCCAGTCCGAATACCTCTCCCCATCATTTGATCCAAAGCGGGAGTACACGATGCCTTATACAGCGATTTTGACTAGCTTTGCCTATGATTCCGCCCGTGTTCCAGGAGGCAAGCTAGAGGATAGCTGGGGGGCTTTTTTCCATCCAGATAAAGTATTCTGGGGCAAAATTGCTAACCTGGATGAACGAGATGATCTGTTTATCGCCGCCTCTTGGTACCTTGGCCTAGACGAATGCTCGGAGAACCCTAAAGATGCTGAAAAAGTGCTTCAACTACTACAACAACAGAAGCCATATGTTATTACCTATAGTAATGACAGGACGACTGCTCGTATGGCGAACAGGGAAGTTTTTATGCAGCAAGTATGGAATGGTGTTGCTGTACGAGTAAGGTCTAAACTAGCAACGACTATATTTGCTTATCCTAAGGAAGGAGTCATTCTCTCGCGAGATAATTTTGCAATGCCAGATAAAGCTAAAAATGTGGATGAAGCTCATCAATTTATTAATTGGATGCTACAGCCAGAGAATATTGCTCATGTTTCCAATAAATACAAATATACGAATGCAATTATAGGATCAGATAAATTCATAGATTCTGATTTGGTGAATGACCCAGCATTTAACACTCCCAAAGAATTCCGCAACCGGATTAAACCATTTAAGATCTGTTCGCCCAAAGTATTGGCTTTGCGTAACAAAGTTTGGGTGAAATTGAAAAAATCTGGAGGAAGTTAA
- a CDS encoding IS5 family transposase, whose amino-acid sequence MRPKAQVIEADMFRQPLREQINLKHELVGLGDLINWEKLSESMSESFTSSRGRPAKSPRLIAGLLYLQYAFNLSDEEVVGSWLENPYWQVFTGEEYLQTEAPIDASSLTRWRKRLGEAGVEELLAETIEAAKRSDVIKASSVKRVIVDTTVMEKAIAHPTDSRLLERCREHLVKAAAQHGLQLRQNYNRVAPRLSLQVSRYAHAKQYKRMNKALGTLRSRVGRVMRDVERQIESVAEKSHDALRELIARTKRIISQSPKDKNKLYALHAPEVECIAKGKARKPYEFGVKVSITTTHQEGLVLGARSMPGNPYDGHTLAEALEQAAILSDVTPEVAIVDRGYKGVEVDGVKIYHSGMRRGITRTLSAIIKRRSAIEPIIGHMKTDGKLGRNWLKGALGDAIHAVLCGAGHNLRMILRKLRLFYVLLLSDFFRPTFAVGFRFWF is encoded by the coding sequence ATGAGACCGAAGGCGCAAGTGATTGAAGCAGATATGTTCAGACAACCGTTAAGAGAGCAGATCAATCTGAAACATGAGTTGGTAGGTTTAGGAGATTTGATCAATTGGGAGAAATTAAGCGAATCGATGAGTGAGAGTTTTACCTCATCGAGAGGTCGCCCAGCCAAGTCCCCTCGCCTGATAGCGGGGTTATTGTATTTGCAATATGCGTTCAACTTGTCTGATGAAGAAGTCGTTGGGTCGTGGCTAGAAAACCCATATTGGCAAGTATTCACGGGAGAGGAGTATTTACAAACAGAAGCGCCCATAGATGCATCAAGCCTAACGCGTTGGCGGAAACGTCTTGGCGAGGCGGGAGTCGAAGAGTTATTAGCCGAGACGATCGAAGCGGCGAAACGGAGTGATGTGATCAAAGCATCGAGCGTGAAACGAGTGATCGTAGACACCACCGTGATGGAGAAGGCGATAGCCCATCCGACCGATTCCAGATTGCTCGAGCGTTGTCGAGAGCATTTGGTGAAAGCGGCAGCCCAACATGGTTTGCAGTTGCGACAAAATTACAACCGAGTGGCGCCCCGTTTGTCACTCCAAGTCAGCCGTTATGCGCATGCGAAGCAATACAAACGGATGAACAAAGCGTTAGGCACACTGCGTTCTCGAGTGGGACGAGTGATGCGCGATGTTGAGAGACAAATCGAGTCGGTGGCGGAGAAAAGCCATGATGCCTTGCGAGAGTTGATAGCCCGTACGAAAAGAATCATTTCGCAAAGCCCCAAGGATAAAAACAAACTTTATGCCCTGCATGCACCGGAAGTGGAGTGTATAGCCAAGGGCAAGGCACGTAAGCCCTACGAGTTCGGTGTCAAAGTATCGATTACGACAACTCACCAGGAAGGACTTGTGTTGGGTGCGCGCTCGATGCCGGGAAACCCTTACGACGGTCACACGCTGGCTGAAGCACTAGAACAAGCCGCAATTCTGAGTGATGTGACGCCCGAAGTTGCGATCGTAGATCGCGGTTACAAAGGGGTTGAGGTCGATGGCGTAAAAATCTATCACTCAGGTATGCGCCGGGGTATCACACGTACGCTAAGTGCTATCATCAAACGACGCAGTGCCATTGAACCTATCATCGGTCATATGAAGACGGATGGGAAACTTGGTCGGAATTGGCTCAAAGGGGCATTAGGCGATGCCATACACGCTGTGCTCTGTGGCGCTGGGCATAACTTACGGATGATCCTCAGAAAGCTTCGGCTTTTTTACGTTTTACTTTTATCCGATTTCTTCCGCCCTACGTTTGCTGTTGGTTTCAGGTTTTGGTTCTAA
- a CDS encoding ABC transporter permease yields MNAFKLHSFPGIRSITALIFLFLYTPIIVLVLLSFNQGELTTVWQGFGLNGYIEVWRDPYIILAAKNSFLVALIATLISTPSATLAALALWEGQFADRSIITTLISLPLLIPGIVVAVATLMLFSLIGLELSLFTVIIAHTTFCIPFAYFPIKACLSKIQFSLIDAAIDLYANPWQAFWRVTWPQLLPGIIAGALLAFVISMDDFIITYFIAGPGATTLPVYIFGAIKQGVSHKINAISTLILGISILFIAISYFIIQRGRK; encoded by the coding sequence ATGAATGCGTTTAAATTACACTCTTTCCCGGGCATTCGGTCCATCACTGCGCTGATTTTTTTATTTTTGTACACCCCAATCATCGTGCTAGTGCTGTTAAGTTTTAATCAAGGCGAGTTAACAACAGTTTGGCAAGGCTTTGGTTTGAATGGATACATAGAAGTTTGGCGAGATCCTTATATCATCCTGGCAGCTAAAAATTCATTCCTCGTGGCGCTAATCGCCACCCTAATTTCGACGCCATCAGCCACGCTCGCTGCGCTTGCTTTATGGGAAGGTCAATTCGCCGACAGATCTATCATTACAACTTTAATTAGTCTGCCGTTGTTGATACCCGGAATTGTGGTTGCCGTAGCAACGCTAATGCTTTTTTCTCTTATTGGCTTAGAGTTAAGTTTATTCACGGTAATTATCGCCCATACTACCTTCTGCATCCCATTTGCATATTTTCCAATTAAAGCATGTTTATCAAAAATTCAATTCAGTTTAATCGATGCAGCAATAGATCTTTACGCTAATCCCTGGCAAGCTTTCTGGCGCGTTACGTGGCCCCAATTATTGCCAGGCATAATAGCAGGGGCACTGTTGGCATTCGTTATCTCAATGGATGACTTCATTATTACTTATTTTATTGCTGGTCCTGGCGCAACAACTCTCCCAGTTTATATTTTTGGAGCCATCAAACAAGGTGTTTCTCACAAAATTAATGCAATTTCAACACTCATTTTAGGAATATCGATACTGTTTATCGCAATATCTTATTTTATTATTCAACGAGGACGGAAATGA